A window of the Streptococcus sp. 116-D4 genome harbors these coding sequences:
- a CDS encoding NAD(P)H-hydrate dehydratase: MKVIDHVLLEKVMIERSRTSHKGDYGRLLLLGGTYPYGGAIMMAALAAVKSGAGLVTVGTDKENISTLHSHLPEAMAFSLQDQQLLKEQLEKAEVVLLGPGLRDDAFGENLVKQVFASLKKNQILIVDGGALTILARTSLSFPSNQLILTPHQKEWEKLSGIAIEKQNEDATASALTSFPQGIILVEKGPDTRIWQAGQSDYYQLQVGGPYQATGGMGDTLAGMIAGFAGQFRQASLYERVVVATHLHSAVAQELAQEHYVVLPTEISSCLPKIMKKISQKGT, translated from the coding sequence ATGAAAGTGATTGATCACGTATTATTAGAAAAAGTCATGATTGAACGTTCTCGTACCAGTCATAAAGGAGACTATGGCCGTCTGCTGTTGCTGGGTGGGACTTATCCTTATGGTGGTGCCATCATGATGGCTGCTTTGGCAGCTGTTAAAAGTGGAGCTGGTTTGGTGACCGTTGGCACAGACAAGGAAAATATCTCAACTCTGCACAGCCATTTACCTGAGGCTATGGCTTTTTCTCTTCAAGACCAGCAATTGTTAAAAGAGCAATTGGAGAAGGCAGAAGTTGTCTTGCTGGGGCCTGGTTTACGAGACGATGCTTTTGGAGAAAATCTAGTCAAACAGGTCTTTGCTAGCTTAAAAAAGAATCAGATTTTGATTGTAGACGGAGGGGCCTTAACCATTCTTGCTAGAACGAGTTTGTCGTTTCCATCTAACCAGCTTATTTTAACTCCACACCAAAAAGAATGGGAAAAGTTGTCTGGTATTGCTATTGAAAAGCAAAACGAAGATGCAACAGCTAGTGCCCTAACTTCCTTTCCTCAAGGAATAATTTTGGTGGAGAAAGGTCCAGATACTCGTATTTGGCAAGCTGGCCAGTCTGATTATTACCAGTTACAGGTTGGCGGTCCCTATCAGGCGACTGGTGGTATGGGAGATACTCTGGCTGGAATGATTGCAGGATTTGCAGGCCAATTTCGACAGGCCAGTCTCTACGAACGTGTGGTGGTAGCAACCCATCTTCATTCAGCCGTAGCCCAAGAACTAGCTCAGGAACATTATGTGGTCTTGCCAACGGAAATCAGCAGTTGTCTGCCTAAAATAATGAAAAAAATATCTCAAAAAGGCACCTGA
- the coaA gene encoding type I pantothenate kinase, with amino-acid sequence MTNEFLHFEKINRETWQSLHRKTTPPLTEEELDSIKSFNDQISLQDVTDIYLPLANLIQIYKRSKEDLAFSKGIFLQREGKTQPFIIGVSGSVAVGKSTTSRLLQILLSRIVPGASVELVTTDGFLYPNSVLIEQDILNRKGFPESYDMEALLNFLDQLKNGQDVDIPVYSHEIYDIVPGQKQGVEAADFVIVEGINVFQNPQNERLYITDFFDFSIYVDAAVEDIESWYLDRFLKLLSFAQDDPGNYYYRFTQLPLNEVKDFAHQVWTSINLTNLQNYIEPTRNRAEVILHKTKNHEIDEIYLKK; translated from the coding sequence ATGACCAACGAATTTTTACATTTTGAAAAGATAAACCGCGAAACTTGGCAATCCTTGCATCGCAAAACAACCCCTCCCTTGACCGAGGAAGAATTAGATTCAATTAAGAGTTTCAATGATCAGATTAGCCTACAAGATGTTACTGATATCTATCTGCCACTGGCAAATCTGATTCAGATTTATAAACGTTCCAAAGAAGACCTTGCCTTTTCAAAAGGCATTTTCCTTCAAAGAGAGGGTAAAACTCAGCCTTTTATTATTGGGGTTTCTGGGAGTGTTGCCGTAGGTAAATCAACCACAAGTCGGCTCTTGCAAATTTTGCTTTCTCGTATCGTTCCTGGAGCAAGTGTTGAACTGGTTACTACGGATGGTTTTTTATACCCAAACAGTGTCTTAATTGAGCAAGATATTCTCAACCGCAAGGGTTTTCCTGAGAGCTACGACATGGAAGCTTTGCTCAATTTCCTAGACCAACTTAAAAATGGGCAGGATGTGGATATACCTGTTTATTCCCATGAAATCTATGATATCGTGCCAGGTCAAAAACAAGGAGTAGAAGCCGCTGATTTTGTCATTGTTGAAGGAATCAATGTCTTTCAAAATCCACAAAACGAACGTCTTTACATCACTGATTTCTTTGACTTTTCAATCTATGTCGATGCCGCAGTCGAGGATATTGAAAGCTGGTATTTGGATCGTTTCTTAAAACTTCTTAGCTTTGCTCAAGATGATCCAGGCAACTATTACTACCGTTTCACTCAACTTCCTCTTAATGAAGTGAAGGATTTTGCCCATCAAGTCTGGACCAGTATCAATCTCACCAATCTACAAAATTATATTGAACCGACCCGAAATCGTGCGGAAGTGATTCTTCACAAAACAAAGAACCATGAAATCGATGAAATTTACTTAAAAAAATAA
- a CDS encoding purine-nucleoside phosphorylase: MTFLNKINETAAFLKEKGVEAPEFGLILGSGLGELAEEIDNPVVVDYAEIPNWGRSTVVGHAGKLVYGELAGRKVLALQGRFHFYEGNPLEVVTFPVRVMKVLGCEGVIVTNAAGGIGFGPGTLMAITDHINMTGQNPLIGENLDDFGPRFPDMSKAYTPEYRETAHQVADKLGIKLDDGVYIGVTGPTYETPAEIRAYKTLGADAVGMSTVPEVIVAAHSGLKVLGISCITNHAAGFQEELNHEEVVEVTERVKGDFKGLLKDILAEL; this comes from the coding sequence ATGACATTTTTAAATAAAATCAATGAAACAGCTGCTTTCTTGAAAGAAAAGGGTGTTGAAGCGCCGGAGTTCGGCTTGATTCTGGGTTCAGGACTCGGTGAACTTGCTGAAGAAATCGACAATCCAGTTGTTGTAGACTACGCTGAAATTCCAAACTGGGGACGTTCTACTGTTGTTGGACACGCTGGAAAATTGGTATACGGTGAGCTTGCAGGACGTAAAGTCTTGGCCCTTCAAGGACGCTTCCACTTCTACGAAGGAAATCCTCTTGAAGTTGTGACTTTCCCTGTCCGTGTTATGAAAGTCTTGGGCTGCGAAGGTGTAATTGTAACCAACGCTGCTGGAGGTATTGGCTTTGGTCCTGGTACTTTGATGGCTATCACTGACCACATCAATATGACTGGTCAAAACCCATTGATTGGTGAAAACTTGGATGACTTTGGTCCACGTTTCCCTGATATGTCGAAAGCTTACACTCCAGAATACCGTGAGACTGCTCATCAAGTAGCAGACAAATTGGGCATTAAACTGGATGATGGGGTTTATATCGGTGTGACAGGTCCAACTTATGAAACTCCAGCTGAAATCCGTGCATATAAGACTCTTGGTGCAGATGCGGTTGGGATGTCTACAGTTCCTGAAGTTATCGTGGCAGCCCACTCTGGCTTGAAAGTACTAGGTATTTCATGTATCACTAACCACGCTGCTGGTTTCCAAGAAGAACTTAACCACGAAGAAGTAGTGGAAGTAACTGAGCGCGTTAAAGGAGACTTCAAAGGATTGCTGAAAGATATTCTTGCTGAATTATAA
- a CDS encoding DNA topology modulation protein: MKIAIIGYSGSGKSTLAEKLARHYSIPKLHIDTLQFQPGWQDSDRDWMHKEMKTFLVKNKNWVIDGNYSWCCYEERMKEADQIIFLNFSRWNCLLRAFKRYLQYRGKVRESRAKGCPEQFNWEFIRWILWDGRTKNAKDRYQYLNNTYPEKMHILHSQAEIDCFLRSLKK, translated from the coding sequence ATGAAAATAGCTATCATTGGATATTCTGGATCAGGAAAATCAACTCTGGCAGAAAAACTAGCTAGGCACTACTCTATCCCAAAACTTCATATAGATACTCTCCAATTTCAACCTGGTTGGCAAGACAGTGACCGTGACTGGATGCATAAGGAAATGAAAACTTTTCTAGTCAAAAACAAAAACTGGGTCATTGATGGCAACTACTCTTGGTGTTGCTATGAGGAAAGAATGAAAGAAGCAGATCAAATCATCTTTCTAAATTTCTCTCGATGGAATTGTCTGCTTCGAGCCTTTAAGCGTTATCTTCAATACCGAGGAAAAGTCAGAGAAAGTAGGGCTAAGGGATGCCCCGAGCAATTCAATTGGGAATTTATCCGTTGGATTCTCTGGGATGGACGAACAAAAAATGCTAAGGATAGATACCAATACTTAAACAATACTTACCCAGAAAAGATGCATATTCTGCATTCTCAAGCAGAGATTGATTGTTTTTTGCGATCTTTAAAAAAGTAA
- a CDS encoding phosphopentomutase, with the protein MPKFNRIHLVVLDSVGIGAAPDANNFVNAGVPDGASDTLGHISKTAGLNVPNMAKIGLGNIPRETPLKTVAAESNPTGYATKLEEVSLGKDTMTGHWEIMGLNITEPFDTFWNGFPEEILTKIEEFSGRKVIREANKPYSGTAVIDDFGPRQMETGELIIYTSADPVLQIAAHEDIIPLDELYRICEYARSITLERPALLGRIIARPYVGKPGNFTRTANRRDLAVSPFAPTVLDKLNEAGIDTYAVGKINDIFNGAGINHDMGHNKSNSHGIDTLLKTMGLAEFEKGFSFTNLVDFDALYGHRRNAHGYRDCLHEFDERLPELIAAMREDDLLMITADHGNDPTYAGTDHTREYIPLLAYSPSFKGNGIIPVGHFADISATVADNFGVETAMIGESFLDKLV; encoded by the coding sequence ATGCCAAAATTTAATCGTATTCACTTGGTGGTACTCGATTCTGTAGGAATCGGTGCTGCACCAGATGCTAATAACTTTGTCAATGCAGGGGTTCCAGATGGAGCTTCTGACACATTGGGTCACATTTCAAAAACAGCTGGTTTGAATGTCCCAAACATGGCTAAAATCGGTCTAGGAAATATTCCTCGCGAAACGCCTTTGAAGACTGTAGCGGCAGAAAGCAATCCAACTGGATATGCAACAAAATTAGAAGAAGTATCTCTAGGTAAGGATACCATGACTGGACACTGGGAAATCATGGGACTCAACATTACGGAGCCTTTCGATACTTTCTGGAATGGATTCCCAGAGGAAATCCTTACTAAAATCGAAGAATTTTCAGGACGCAAGGTCATTCGTGAAGCCAATAAACCTTACTCAGGAACTGCTGTAATAGATGACTTTGGCCCTCGTCAAATGGAAACTGGAGAGTTGATTATCTATACTTCAGCTGACCCTGTTTTGCAAATTGCTGCTCATGAAGACATCATCCCTTTGGATGAATTGTACCGTATCTGTGAATACGCTCGTTCAATCACCCTTGAGCGTCCTGCTCTTCTTGGTCGTATCATTGCCCGCCCTTATGTCGGCAAACCTGGAAACTTCACACGTACAGCAAACCGTCGTGACTTGGCCGTATCTCCATTTGCACCAACTGTTCTTGATAAATTGAATGAAGCAGGTATCGATACTTACGCTGTTGGTAAAATCAACGATATCTTTAACGGAGCTGGTATCAATCATGACATGGGCCACAACAAGTCAAATAGCCACGGAATTGATACATTATTGAAGACAATGGGCCTTGCTGAGTTTGAAAAAGGATTCTCATTCACAAACTTGGTGGACTTTGATGCCCTTTACGGCCACCGTCGTAATGCTCACGGTTACCGTGATTGTTTGCATGAGTTTGATGAACGCTTGCCTGAACTTATCGCAGCTATGAGAGAAGATGATCTACTCATGATTACTGCTGACCATGGAAATGACCCAACCTATGCTGGAACTGACCATACTCGTGAATATATTCCACTTTTAGCTTACAGCCCTAGCTTTAAGGGAAATGGTATCATTCCAGTTGGACATTTTGCAGATATCTCAGCGACAGTTGCGGATAACTTTGGTGTGGAAACTGCTATGATCGGGGAAAGTTTCTTAGATAAATTGGTCTAA
- the deoD gene encoding purine-nucleoside phosphorylase, protein MSIHIAAKQGEIADKILLPGDPLRAKFIAENFLEDAVCFNEVRNMFGYTGTYKGHRVSVMGTGMGMPSISIYARELIVDYGVKKLIRVGTAGSLNEDVHVRELVLAQAAATNSNIVRNDWPQYDFPQIASFDLLDKAYHIAKDLGMTTHVGNVLSSDVFYSNYFEKNIELGKWGVKAVEMEAAALYYLAAQYHVDALAIMTISDSLVNPDEDTTAEERQNTFTDMMKVGLETLIAD, encoded by the coding sequence ATGTCTATCCATATTGCTGCTAAGCAGGGTGAAATTGCTGATAAAATTCTTCTTCCTGGAGATCCTCTTCGTGCGAAATTTATCGCTGAGAATTTCCTTGAAGATGCTGTTTGCTTTAACGAAGTTCGTAACATGTTTGGTTACACTGGAACTTACAAGGGTCACCGTGTATCTGTCATGGGAACAGGAATGGGGATGCCATCCATCTCTATCTATGCTCGTGAATTGATTGTTGACTACGGAGTGAAAAAATTAATCCGTGTCGGTACAGCCGGTTCTTTGAACGAAGATGTTCACGTTCGTGAGTTGGTCTTGGCACAAGCAGCTGCAACCAATTCAAACATCGTCCGCAATGACTGGCCACAGTACGATTTTCCACAAATCGCTAGCTTTGATTTGCTAGATAAGGCCTACCATATTGCCAAAGACCTCGGCATGACTACTCACGTAGGAAATGTTTTGTCATCAGACGTCTTTTATTCAAACTACTTTGAAAAGAACATCGAGCTTGGTAAGTGGGGAGTAAAAGCGGTGGAAATGGAAGCGGCAGCGCTGTACTATCTAGCAGCCCAATACCATGTTGACGCCCTTGCTATCATGACTATTTCAGATAGTTTGGTTAATCCAGATGAAGATACAACTGCAGAAGAACGTCAAAACACCTTCACTGATATGATGAAGGTTGGTTTGGAAACATTGATTGCTGACTAA
- the rpiA gene encoding ribose-5-phosphate isomerase RpiA yields the protein MENLKKIAGIKAAEFVTNGMVVGLGTGSTAYYFVEEIGRRVKEEGLQITAVTTSSVTTNQAQGLNIPLKSIDEVDEVDVTVDGADEVDRQFNGIKGGGGALLMEKVVATPTKQYIWVVDESKMVEKLGAFKLPVEVVQYGAEQVFRRFEKAGYKPSFREKDGQRFVTDMKNFIIDLDLGAIEDPIALGQELDHVVGVVEHGLFNQMVDKVIVAGRDGVQILTSTKVN from the coding sequence GTGGAAAATCTGAAAAAAATAGCAGGCATCAAGGCTGCTGAGTTCGTAACCAATGGAATGGTTGTAGGACTTGGAACAGGCTCGACTGCTTATTATTTCGTAGAAGAAATCGGTCGTAGAGTCAAGGAGGAAGGACTTCAAATTACAGCCGTAACGACTTCTAGTGTAACGACAAATCAGGCACAAGGATTGAATATACCGCTTAAGTCTATTGATGAGGTGGATGAGGTTGATGTGACGGTTGATGGAGCTGATGAGGTGGATCGTCAGTTTAATGGTATTAAAGGAGGCGGTGGTGCCCTTCTAATGGAAAAAGTAGTTGCGACACCAACTAAACAGTATATCTGGGTGGTAGATGAGAGCAAGATGGTTGAGAAACTGGGCGCTTTTAAACTACCTGTCGAAGTTGTCCAATATGGAGCAGAACAGGTTTTCCGTCGTTTTGAAAAAGCTGGTTATAAGCCAAGTTTTCGTGAAAAAGATGGCCAACGCTTTGTGACGGATATGAAAAATTTCATCATTGACCTTGATTTAGGTGCTATTGAAGATCCGATTGCTTTGGGGCAAGAATTGGACCATGTCGTTGGAGTCGTAGAGCACGGTTTATTCAACCAAATGGTGGATAAGGTCATCGTTGCTGGACGAGACGGGGTTCAGATTTTAACTTCAACAAAAGTAAACTAA
- a CDS encoding chloride channel protein encodes MVQELRSSLQKIPYNLKLVLAVIMLGLVSGIFGILLHYLLELVEGIAFGQTEHNTGFLTDGVASSRIGFSLIIVGVSSALVWYSLQRKAKIFSIKAQMKDETSQYKLHFLKQLVHSIWQIVAVGGGAPIGKEAAPREIGALFARPIANIFSLSVKDQIFLIACGAGAGLAAVYQVPLTSVFFVFETLGIALSVKRFFLVGLTTYVSAFIAGFVVSDHALYQIPAMTWPLGDMWLVPLLLLFLPPLAWLFSRFNKQVSSKRIKDKRILYTLPVTFLFLVGLASYLPHLLGNGRMMAQEILNGSNAKTVILLFVLKALVVLVTLWAGAYGGTLTPSFALGMAGAALLTMILGSGNQPAVLLLGSVCFLAVTLKAPLSATGLVIGFTGQSLEAIPFLLVTAYLAFGFAKMLDQIPWEKYLRPKTRIKET; translated from the coding sequence ATGGTACAAGAGTTGAGGAGTAGTCTTCAGAAAATCCCATATAACCTTAAATTAGTTCTAGCGGTCATCATGCTAGGGCTAGTTTCAGGCATATTCGGAATTCTGCTCCATTATCTTTTAGAGCTGGTTGAAGGGATTGCTTTTGGTCAGACAGAGCATAACACTGGATTCTTGACAGATGGTGTTGCCTCATCACGAATAGGCTTCAGTTTAATCATCGTGGGTGTCAGTTCTGCCTTGGTCTGGTATTCCTTGCAAAGAAAAGCAAAGATTTTTTCCATCAAAGCGCAGATGAAGGATGAAACATCGCAATACAAACTTCATTTTTTAAAACAGCTAGTTCATTCAATTTGGCAGATTGTTGCAGTTGGAGGAGGGGCACCTATCGGTAAGGAAGCTGCGCCACGGGAGATTGGAGCTTTATTTGCAAGACCTATTGCCAACATTTTTTCTCTCTCCGTGAAGGACCAAATCTTTCTCATTGCCTGTGGAGCTGGTGCGGGTTTAGCGGCTGTCTATCAGGTTCCGTTAACGAGTGTGTTTTTCGTTTTTGAAACCTTAGGAATTGCTTTATCTGTCAAACGATTTTTCTTGGTCGGTCTGACTACCTATGTATCAGCCTTTATAGCAGGCTTTGTTGTTTCAGATCATGCTCTCTACCAGATTCCAGCCATGACTTGGCCACTAGGTGATATGTGGCTTGTTCCTCTATTACTTCTTTTCCTGCCTCCACTCGCTTGGCTTTTTAGTCGCTTCAACAAACAAGTTTCTTCAAAGAGAATAAAGGATAAGCGGATACTCTATACACTGCCTGTGACATTCCTTTTCCTTGTTGGATTAGCTAGCTATTTGCCTCATCTACTTGGTAATGGGCGTATGATGGCTCAGGAGATTTTAAACGGCAGTAATGCCAAGACGGTAATCCTCTTGTTTGTCTTGAAAGCCTTGGTCGTTTTAGTCACCCTTTGGGCAGGTGCCTATGGTGGTACCTTGACGCCATCTTTTGCCTTGGGGATGGCAGGAGCTGCACTCTTGACCATGATTTTAGGTAGTGGAAACCAGCCAGCAGTCTTGCTATTAGGTTCGGTTTGTTTTTTAGCTGTGACCTTGAAGGCTCCCCTGTCTGCAACTGGATTGGTAATAGGTTTCACTGGTCAATCATTAGAGGCTATACCTTTTCTTTTGGTGACTGCTTACTTGGCATTTGGTTTTGCTAAAATGCTGGATCAAATCCCTTGGGAGAAATACTTACGCCCAAAGACAAGGATAAAAGAAACTTAA
- a CDS encoding DUF1697 domain-containing protein — MTRYALLVRGINVGGKNKVVMAQLRLELTGLGLENVETYINSGNIFFTSTAPKAQLVEKLEVFFEVHYPFIQSFSLLSHEDYEEELNNLPDWWTKDLARKDVLFYTEDLDVDQAIEKVNSLELVDEVLHFGKLGIFWGKLSEASYSKTAYHKHLLKMPFYRNITIRNANTFDKIGQFLKHKEGDT; from the coding sequence ATGACGCGCTATGCTTTACTGGTTAGGGGCATTAATGTCGGTGGGAAAAATAAGGTCGTCATGGCGCAACTTCGTCTAGAACTGACAGGGTTGGGATTAGAAAATGTTGAAACTTACATCAATAGTGGGAACATTTTCTTTACTTCGACAGCTCCCAAAGCCCAATTGGTTGAAAAGTTAGAGGTATTCTTTGAAGTCCATTATCCATTTATTCAGAGCTTTTCTTTGTTGAGTCATGAAGATTATGAAGAAGAGCTGAATAATCTGCCAGATTGGTGGACTAAAGATTTGGCACGAAAGGATGTTCTCTTCTACACTGAGGACTTGGATGTGGATCAAGCCATCGAGAAAGTGAACAGTTTGGAACTGGTCGATGAAGTGCTTCATTTTGGGAAATTAGGGATCTTCTGGGGTAAATTGTCAGAAGCTAGCTACTCTAAAACAGCTTATCATAAGCACTTGCTTAAGATGCCTTTCTATCGCAATATTACCATTCGTAACGCTAATACCTTTGACAAAATTGGTCAATTTTTAAAACATAAAGAAGGAGATACCTAA
- a CDS encoding class I SAM-dependent methyltransferase — translation MSKMYYAENPDAAHDIHELRVDLLGEKMTFLTDAGVFSKKMIDFGSQLLLKCLEVNQGETVLDVGCGYGPLGLSLAKAYGIQATMVDINNRALDLARQNAERNKVEATIFQSNIYEQVEGKFDHVISNPPIRAGKQMVHEIIENSKDFLETGGDLTIVIQKKQGAPSAKSKMEDVFGNCEIVKKDKGYYILRSVKE, via the coding sequence ATGAGTAAAATGTATTATGCAGAGAATCCTGACGCTGCTCACGACATTCATGAGTTGAGAGTGGACTTGTTGGGAGAAAAAATGACCTTTTTGACGGATGCGGGTGTTTTTAGCAAGAAAATGATTGACTTTGGAAGTCAACTTTTGCTCAAGTGTCTTGAGGTCAACCAAGGAGAAACTGTCCTTGATGTAGGCTGTGGTTACGGACCTTTAGGCTTGTCCTTGGCTAAGGCTTATGGCATTCAGGCGACCATGGTCGATATCAACAATCGTGCCTTGGATTTGGCGCGACAAAATGCTGAACGAAATAAAGTAGAAGCGACGATTTTTCAGTCCAACATCTATGAACAAGTTGAAGGGAAATTTGACCATGTCATTTCCAACCCTCCTATCCGTGCGGGCAAGCAAATGGTTCATGAAATCATTGAGAACAGTAAAGATTTCTTGGAAACTGGTGGAGATTTAACAATCGTTATCCAGAAAAAACAAGGGGCTCCAAGTGCCAAGTCCAAGATGGAAGATGTGTTTGGTAATTGTGAAATCGTCAAAAAAGATAAGGGATACTATATCCTTAGAAGTGTGAAAGAATGA
- a CDS encoding NAD-dependent protein deacylase, protein MDKIEQLQGIIDQSQKIVFFGGAGVSTESNIPDFRSSDGVYSLKLGRHFTAEQLVSHTMFERYPEDFFDFYKKYLVYPDAKPNLAHDYLAYLEKTGKLKAIVTQNIDSLHEMAGSQKVLKLHGSADRNYCLGCHRFYDLTAFLALEGPVPHCLDCGQVVKPDVTLYEEALDMDVFSRAAQAIQKADLLIIGGTSLVVYPAASLINYFSGSNLVLINKSSTPQDSQADLVIEGKIGEVFSKLRQ, encoded by the coding sequence ATGGATAAAATTGAACAACTACAAGGTATTATTGATCAAAGTCAGAAAATTGTCTTTTTCGGTGGTGCAGGGGTTTCTACAGAGTCTAATATTCCAGATTTTCGTAGTTCAGATGGTGTCTATAGTCTGAAGTTGGGGCGCCATTTTACTGCCGAGCAACTGGTTTCACACACTATGTTTGAGCGCTATCCAGAGGATTTTTTTGACTTCTACAAAAAGTATTTAGTCTATCCAGATGCCAAGCCGAATTTAGCACATGATTATCTAGCGTATTTGGAAAAAACAGGTAAATTAAAGGCGATTGTGACGCAAAATATCGATAGCCTCCATGAAATGGCAGGATCTCAGAAAGTTTTGAAACTGCATGGTAGTGCAGATCGTAATTATTGTTTGGGCTGTCATCGCTTTTATGATTTGACTGCCTTTTTGGCACTTGAAGGTCCAGTTCCCCACTGCTTAGATTGTGGTCAGGTGGTCAAACCTGACGTAACCCTTTATGAGGAAGCGCTAGATATGGATGTATTTAGTCGCGCAGCCCAAGCCATTCAGAAAGCAGATTTGTTGATCATTGGTGGAACTTCCTTAGTTGTTTACCCTGCAGCTAGCCTCATCAATTATTTTTCAGGGTCAAATCTTGTCCTTATCAACAAGTCCAGCACTCCTCAAGATAGCCAAGCTGATTTAGTTATCGAAGGTAAGATTGGAGAAGTTTTTTCTAAATTGAGACAATAA
- a CDS encoding bifunctional methylenetetrahydrofolate dehydrogenase/methenyltetrahydrofolate cyclohydrolase: MTQIIDGKALAAKLQGQLAEKTAKLKEETGLVPGLVVILVGDSPASQVYVRNKERSALAAGFRSEVVRVPETITQEELLDLIAKYNQDPAWHGILVQLPLPNHIDEEAVLLAIDPEKDVDGFHPLNMGRLWSGHPVMIPSTPAGIMEMFHEYGIDLEGKNAVVIGRSNIVGKPMAQLLLAKNATVTLTHSRTHNLAKVAAKADILVVAIGRAKFVTADFVKPGAVVIDVGMNRDENGKLCGDVDYEAVAPLASHITPVPGGVGPMTITMLMEQTYQAALRTLDRK, encoded by the coding sequence ATGACACAGATTATTGATGGGAAGGCTTTAGCAGCTAAGTTACAAGGACAGTTGGCTGAAAAGACTGCCAAACTAAAAGAAGAGACAGGTCTAGTACCTGGTTTGGTAGTGATTTTGGTTGGGGACAGCCCTGCTAGCCAAGTCTACGTTCGAAATAAGGAACGTTCTGCCCTTGCAGCTGGTTTCCGTAGTGAAGTAGTGCGAGTTCCAGAGACAATTACTCAAGAGGAATTGTTAGACCTGATTGCCAAATACAATCAGGATCCAGCTTGGCATGGGATTTTGGTCCAGTTACCATTACCTAATCATATCGATGAAGAGGCAGTTTTGTTGGCCATTGACCCAGAAAAGGATGTGGATGGTTTCCATCCCCTAAATATGGGGCGTCTCTGGTCTGGTCATCCTGTCATGATTCCTTCTACACCTGCAGGAATTATGGAAATGTTCCATGAATACGGGATTGACTTGGAAGGTAAAAATGCGGTCGTTATCGGTCGTTCCAATATCGTTGGAAAACCTATGGCCCAGCTTCTTTTGGCCAAGAATGCTACAGTGACCTTGACCCATTCACGTACTCATAATCTTGCCAAGGTGGCTGCTAAAGCAGATATTCTGGTGGTCGCAATTGGCCGCGCCAAGTTTGTGACTGCTGACTTTGTCAAACCAGGTGCGGTAGTCATTGATGTTGGGATGAATCGTGATGAAAATGGTAAGCTCTGTGGGGATGTGGATTATGAGGCAGTTGCCCCACTTGCTAGCCACATCACGCCAGTCCCTGGAGGTGTTGGTCCTATGACCATTACTATGTTGATGGAGCAAACCTATCAGGCAGCCCTTCGGACATTGGATAGAAAATAA
- the rpsT gene encoding 30S ribosomal protein S20, with translation MEVRTLANIKSAIKRAELNVKQNEKNSAQKSAMRTAIKAFEANPSEELYRAASSAIDKAETKGLIHKNKASRDKARLAAKLG, from the coding sequence ATGGAGGTAAGAACATTGGCAAACATTAAATCAGCTATCAAACGCGCTGAATTGAACGTTAAACAAAACGAAAAAAACTCAGCTCAAAAATCAGCTATGCGTACTGCTATCAAAGCTTTTGAAGCAAACCCATCTGAAGAACTTTACCGTGCTGCCAGCTCAGCTATCGATAAAGCAGAAACTAAAGGTTTGATTCACAAAAACAAAGCAAGCCGCGACAAAGCTCGTCTTGCAGCTAAACTTGGTTAA